One region of Priestia megaterium genomic DNA includes:
- the purK gene encoding 5-(carboxyamino)imidazole ribonucleotide synthase has translation MSNLLIPPGKTIGIVGGGQLGRMIALSAKEMGYYIAVLEPTEDSPCGQVADIKVIGNYDDRKAVEQLAEVSDVITYEFENVDVEMMKWLETKCYVPQGSHLLAVTQNRRLEKEMITKLNLDVPDYAIVTTEEELLKAVETIGYPCVVKTCRGGYDGKGQVLVKNENNIREAAELLAQSECIVEQWMNLDKEVSVIVHRNAKGETVCLPVAENIHKHHILHQTIVPARITADQEAKALQYAQEIAKGLDLVGTLAVEMFLTEEGQLYINEMAPRPHNSGHYSINACDLSQFQQHVRAICNWTLAQPTLLKPAVMVNLLGEHIENTMAKIECLDDMHLHLYGKKVAKEKRKMGHITVLADKIDEAIEKAESLGIWERTEEVTT, from the coding sequence TTGTCTAATTTACTTATACCTCCTGGTAAAACAATTGGAATCGTAGGCGGTGGACAGCTAGGAAGAATGATTGCACTATCTGCTAAAGAAATGGGTTATTACATTGCAGTGCTTGAACCAACAGAAGATTCTCCTTGCGGTCAAGTAGCAGATATTAAAGTCATTGGCAACTATGATGATAGAAAAGCGGTTGAACAGCTTGCTGAAGTGTCAGATGTCATCACCTATGAATTTGAAAACGTTGATGTTGAGATGATGAAATGGCTAGAAACAAAATGCTACGTGCCACAAGGCAGTCATTTACTAGCCGTTACACAAAATCGTCGTTTAGAAAAAGAAATGATTACAAAGCTTAATCTAGACGTTCCTGATTACGCAATCGTTACGACTGAAGAAGAACTTTTAAAAGCTGTCGAAACAATTGGTTATCCATGTGTCGTAAAAACTTGCCGAGGCGGATATGACGGTAAAGGGCAAGTTCTAGTGAAAAATGAGAATAATATTCGTGAAGCAGCTGAGCTATTAGCACAGTCGGAATGCATTGTAGAACAGTGGATGAACTTAGATAAAGAAGTATCAGTTATTGTACACCGAAATGCAAAAGGCGAAACGGTATGTTTACCAGTAGCTGAGAACATTCATAAGCATCATATTTTGCACCAAACGATTGTTCCGGCACGTATTACAGCAGATCAAGAAGCGAAAGCTCTTCAATATGCGCAAGAAATAGCAAAAGGATTAGATTTAGTTGGTACATTAGCAGTTGAGATGTTCCTAACTGAAGAAGGTCAGCTTTATATAAATGAAATGGCACCTAGACCTCATAACTCAGGTCATTATTCAATCAATGCTTGTGATCTTTCTCAATTTCAGCAGCATGTAAGAGCCATTTGTAACTGGACCCTAGCACAGCCGACTTTATTAAAACCTGCTGTGATGGTTAACCTATTAGGGGAACATATTGAGAACACAATGGCAAAAATCGAATGTTTAGATGATATGCACTTACATTTGTACGGAAAAAAAGTTGCAAAAGAGAAGAGAAAAATGGGACATATCACGGTATTAGCTGATAAGATAGATGAGGCGATAGAAAAAGCCGAATCTCTAGGAATTTGGGAAAGAACGGAGGAAGTAACAACATGA
- the purB gene encoding adenylosuccinate lyase — MIERYTRPEMAAIWTEENKFKAWLEVEILACEAWSELGHIPKEDVKLIRQNASFDINRINEIELETRHDVVAFTRAVSETLGEERKWVHYGLTSTDVVDTALSYLLKQANEILLSDVERFVEVLKEKAQEHKYTVMMGRTHGVHAEPTTFGLKMGLWYEEMKRNLERLKRAAAEVEFGKMSGAVGTFANIDPFVEKYVCEKLGISPAPISTQTLQRDRHAHYMSVLALIATSIEKFAVEVRGLQKSETREVEEYFAKGQKGSSAMPHKRNPIGSENVTGLARLIRGYMVTAYDNVPLWHERDISHSSAERVILPDATIALNYMLNRFANIVKNLTVFPDNMKHNMDRTLGLIYSQRVLLTLINKGMVREEAYDLVQPKAMEAWETQVPFRSLIEGEERITRHLSPEEIEDCFDHKHHLKNVDMIFERLGL, encoded by the coding sequence ATGATTGAACGTTATACAAGACCAGAAATGGCAGCTATTTGGACAGAAGAAAATAAATTTAAAGCTTGGTTAGAAGTTGAAATTCTAGCTTGCGAAGCATGGTCAGAATTAGGACATATTCCGAAAGAAGATGTGAAGTTAATTCGTCAAAATGCATCTTTTGATATTAACCGCATCAATGAAATTGAACTAGAAACGCGTCATGACGTAGTAGCTTTCACTCGTGCAGTATCTGAAACGCTTGGTGAAGAGCGCAAGTGGGTACACTACGGTTTGACTTCAACTGACGTAGTTGATACAGCTCTATCTTATTTATTAAAGCAAGCTAATGAAATCTTGCTAAGTGACGTAGAGCGCTTTGTAGAAGTACTAAAGGAAAAAGCTCAAGAACATAAATATACGGTTATGATGGGACGTACACACGGTGTACACGCTGAGCCAACGACATTTGGTTTGAAAATGGGATTATGGTATGAAGAAATGAAGCGTAACCTAGAGCGTTTAAAACGTGCTGCAGCTGAAGTGGAATTTGGTAAAATGTCAGGAGCAGTTGGAACGTTCGCTAACATCGATCCTTTCGTTGAAAAATACGTATGTGAGAAGTTAGGAATTTCACCAGCACCAATCTCTACGCAAACATTACAGCGTGACCGTCATGCACACTATATGTCAGTACTAGCGTTAATTGCGACATCTATTGAGAAATTTGCAGTAGAAGTTCGCGGTCTTCAAAAAAGTGAAACACGTGAGGTTGAAGAATATTTTGCAAAAGGTCAAAAAGGCTCATCTGCAATGCCTCATAAACGTAATCCAATCGGTTCTGAGAACGTAACGGGACTTGCTCGCTTAATTCGCGGCTATATGGTTACAGCTTATGATAATGTACCGCTTTGGCATGAGCGTGACATCTCTCATTCATCGGCAGAGCGTGTCATCTTACCTGATGCAACGATTGCTTTGAATTACATGTTAAATCGTTTTGCAAATATTGTTAAAAACTTAACAGTATTCCCTGACAACATGAAGCACAACATGGATCGTACACTAGGGCTAATTTACTCACAGCGTGTACTTTTAACATTAATTAACAAAGGTATGGTACGTGAAGAAGCATACGACTTAGTACAGCCAAAAGCAATGGAAGCATGGGAAACGCAAGTTCCTTTCCGTTCTTTAATTGAAGGCGAAGAGCGCATTACTCGCCACTTATCGCCAGAAGAGATTGAAGATTGCTTCGATCATAAGCACCATTTAAAAAATGTAGATATGATTTTTGAACGTTTAGGTCTTTAA
- the purC gene encoding phosphoribosylaminoimidazolesuccinocarboxamide synthase — protein sequence MEKQELLYEGKAKKIYATDEQDVLWVAYKNEATAFNGQKKAEISGKAQLNNQISSLLFSMLHEQGITTHFVKQLSDHEQAVKKVEIVPLEVVVRNATAGSLAKRIGVEEGIRFEQPIVELYYKDDALGDPLILAEHAIFLKAATQEEIDSLKAQALQINEVLSKFFKDKDIFLVDFKLEFGRTSQGDIILADEISPDTCRFWDVHTNEKLDKDVFRRDLGGLTEAYEKILQRIGG from the coding sequence ATGGAAAAGCAAGAGTTACTTTATGAAGGAAAAGCGAAAAAAATTTACGCTACTGATGAGCAAGATGTACTGTGGGTTGCTTATAAAAATGAAGCTACAGCATTCAACGGTCAGAAAAAAGCAGAGATTAGCGGAAAAGCACAGCTGAACAATCAAATTAGTAGTTTACTATTTTCAATGTTACATGAGCAAGGGATTACAACTCACTTTGTGAAGCAGCTTTCAGATCATGAACAGGCGGTTAAGAAAGTAGAAATTGTTCCGCTTGAAGTCGTTGTACGAAATGCTACAGCAGGAAGCCTTGCGAAGCGAATTGGCGTAGAAGAAGGTATTCGTTTTGAACAGCCAATCGTTGAACTTTACTACAAAGATGATGCGCTTGGTGATCCATTAATTCTTGCAGAACATGCGATTTTCCTTAAGGCTGCAACTCAAGAAGAGATTGATAGTTTAAAGGCACAAGCACTTCAAATCAACGAAGTATTATCGAAATTTTTCAAAGATAAAGACATTTTCTTAGTGGATTTTAAATTAGAATTCGGCCGTACTTCTCAAGGCGACATTATTTTAGCGGATGAAATTTCACCTGACACTTGCCGCTTCTGGGATGTTCATACGAACGAAAAATTAGATAAAGATGTATTCCGCAGAGACTTAGGCGGTTTAACAGAAGCATACGAAAAAATCTTACAGCGAATCGGAGGATAA
- the purS gene encoding phosphoribosylformylglycinamidine synthase subunit PurS, translating into MYKVKVFVTLRESVLDPQGVAVKNSLHRMSYEEVQEVRIGKFLELTIDSTDSLDERVKEMCEKLLVNTVIEDYRYEVEEVVVQ; encoded by the coding sequence ATGTATAAAGTAAAAGTATTTGTCACATTAAGAGAAAGTGTATTAGACCCTCAAGGAGTAGCCGTTAAAAATTCATTGCACCGTATGTCTTATGAAGAAGTTCAAGAAGTACGCATCGGTAAATTTTTAGAGCTAACAATCGACAGCACAGATTCATTAGATGAACGCGTAAAAGAAATGTGTGAAAAGCTTTTAGTTAATACAGTAATTGAAGATTACCGTTACGAGGTTGAGGAGGTTGTCGTACAGTGA
- the purQ gene encoding phosphoribosylformylglycinamidine synthase subunit PurQ, with product MKFAVIVFPGSNCDVDMYHAIKDELGEEVDYVWHDTESLDQYDGILLPGGFSYGDYLRSGAIARFSNVMDAVKKAASQGKPVLGVCNGFQILLEAGLLPGAMRRNENLKFICKTVNLKVANNETMFTNAYGKDEVIAIPVAHGEGNYYCDEHTLQKLIENNQILFQYAGDNPNGSLQDIAGITNETGNVLGMMPHPERAVSDLLGSADGLKLFQSIVKQWREQNVVTS from the coding sequence GTGAAATTTGCTGTAATTGTTTTTCCAGGATCAAACTGTGACGTAGATATGTATCATGCTATCAAAGATGAGCTTGGTGAAGAAGTAGATTACGTTTGGCACGATACAGAATCATTAGATCAATATGATGGTATCTTGCTTCCAGGTGGTTTCTCATATGGAGATTACCTTCGTTCAGGTGCTATCGCTCGCTTCTCAAATGTAATGGATGCTGTAAAAAAAGCAGCAAGCCAAGGAAAGCCAGTACTAGGTGTATGTAATGGATTCCAAATTTTATTAGAAGCAGGATTACTGCCAGGTGCTATGCGCCGTAATGAAAACTTAAAATTCATCTGTAAAACAGTGAATTTGAAAGTAGCTAATAACGAAACAATGTTTACAAATGCTTATGGCAAAGATGAAGTAATTGCTATTCCAGTGGCACACGGTGAAGGCAACTACTATTGTGATGAACATACGTTACAAAAATTGATTGAAAACAACCAGATTCTTTTCCAATACGCAGGTGATAATCCAAACGGAAGTCTTCAAGATATTGCAGGGATTACGAACGAAACAGGCAACGTATTAGGAATGATGCCTCACCCAGAAAGAGCGGTAAGCGATCTTTTAGGAAGCGCGGACGGACTTAAATTATTTCAATCAATCGTAAAGCAGTGGAGGGAACAAAATGTCGTTACTTCTTGA
- the purL gene encoding phosphoribosylformylglycinamidine synthase subunit PurL yields the protein MSLLLEPNVEQIKEQKLYRDMGLTDEEFANVEQLLGRTPNYTETGLFSVMWSEHCSYKNSKPVLKKFPITGEKVLQGPGEGAGIVDIGDNQAVVFKIESHNHPSAIEPYQGAATGVGGIIRDVFSMGARPIALLNSLRFGELTSPKVRHLFEEVVAGIAGYGNCVGIPTVGGEIQFEASYEGNPLVNAMCVGLINHEDIQKGQAKGVGNTVMYVGAKTGRDGIHGATFASEELSDQSDEKRPAVQVGDPFMEKLLLEACLELIKCDALVGIQDMGAAGLTSSSAEMASKAGSGIEMNLDLVPQRETGMTPYEMMLSESQERMLIVVEKGRENEIVEIVEKYGLEAVSVGHVTDDKRLRLTHNGEVVADVPVDALAEDAPVYHKPSQEPAYYREFQEQSAYAPTVENHSDMLVTLLKQPTIANKEWVYNQYDYQVRTNTVVSPGSDAAVVRVRDTNKALAMTTDCNSRYLYLDPEVGGRIAVAEAARNLVCSGAQPLAITDCLNFGNPEKPEIFWQIEKATDGMSDACRELSTPVIGGNVSLYNETKGEAIYPTPVIGMVGLIDDINHITTQYAKQKDDLIYVIGKAEAEFAGTELQKVLENGTVFGQSPKLDLAVEKTRQDQLLQAIREGAVQSAHDIAEGGFAVALAEKVMNGSGLGVNVTVDGEATAELFSETQSRFVVTVSPENKEKFEMLVQDATLVGRVTEDATLTVKHQENVLVQLSVEELTTAWKGALPCLLKSKA from the coding sequence ATGTCGTTACTTCTTGAACCAAATGTAGAGCAAATTAAAGAACAAAAGTTATATCGAGATATGGGATTAACAGACGAAGAGTTTGCGAATGTAGAGCAACTGCTTGGTCGTACTCCTAACTATACAGAAACAGGCTTATTCTCTGTTATGTGGTCAGAGCACTGTAGCTATAAAAACTCTAAGCCTGTACTGAAAAAATTCCCTATCACGGGTGAAAAAGTATTACAAGGTCCTGGTGAAGGAGCTGGTATCGTTGATATTGGTGATAACCAAGCCGTTGTATTTAAAATCGAAAGTCATAACCATCCATCAGCGATTGAACCTTATCAAGGAGCAGCAACTGGTGTAGGTGGCATCATTCGTGACGTCTTTTCAATGGGAGCAAGACCGATTGCACTTTTAAACTCTTTACGTTTTGGTGAATTAACATCTCCAAAGGTTCGTCATTTGTTTGAGGAAGTAGTAGCGGGAATCGCAGGTTACGGTAACTGTGTAGGAATCCCAACAGTAGGTGGAGAAATTCAGTTTGAAGCTTCATATGAAGGAAATCCGCTTGTTAACGCTATGTGTGTTGGTTTAATTAACCACGAAGATATTCAAAAAGGTCAAGCCAAAGGCGTTGGCAACACGGTTATGTACGTAGGAGCAAAAACGGGACGCGACGGTATCCACGGCGCTACATTTGCTTCTGAAGAGCTATCTGATCAGTCAGATGAAAAACGTCCTGCTGTACAAGTAGGAGATCCATTTATGGAAAAACTTCTTCTTGAAGCTTGCTTAGAGCTTATCAAGTGTGACGCTTTAGTAGGTATTCAAGATATGGGTGCTGCGGGCTTAACAAGTTCTTCGGCAGAGATGGCAAGTAAAGCAGGTTCTGGTATTGAAATGAACCTTGATCTTGTACCTCAGCGTGAAACGGGTATGACACCATATGAAATGATGCTTTCAGAATCTCAAGAGCGCATGCTCATCGTTGTTGAAAAAGGCCGTGAAAATGAAATCGTCGAAATCGTTGAAAAATACGGATTAGAAGCTGTTTCAGTCGGTCACGTAACCGACGATAAGCGCCTTCGTTTAACTCATAACGGAGAAGTAGTAGCAGATGTTCCTGTAGATGCATTAGCAGAAGATGCACCGGTATACCACAAACCATCTCAAGAACCAGCATACTATCGTGAGTTCCAAGAGCAGTCAGCATACGCTCCTACTGTTGAAAATCACAGTGATATGTTAGTAACGCTTTTAAAACAGCCTACGATTGCAAACAAAGAGTGGGTTTACAACCAATATGACTACCAAGTACGTACAAACACAGTTGTATCTCCTGGATCTGACGCGGCGGTTGTTCGTGTACGTGATACAAATAAAGCATTAGCGATGACAACAGACTGTAACTCTCGCTATTTATACCTAGACCCGGAAGTAGGCGGCCGTATCGCAGTGGCAGAAGCTGCTCGTAACCTTGTATGTTCAGGTGCACAGCCTCTTGCGATTACAGACTGCTTAAACTTCGGCAACCCTGAAAAGCCAGAAATCTTCTGGCAAATTGAAAAAGCAACAGACGGTATGAGCGACGCTTGCCGTGAGCTATCGACTCCGGTTATCGGCGGTAACGTATCTCTGTACAATGAGACAAAAGGTGAAGCAATTTACCCAACTCCTGTTATTGGAATGGTTGGTCTAATCGACGATATCAACCATATTACAACTCAATATGCGAAGCAAAAAGATGACTTAATCTATGTTATTGGTAAAGCTGAAGCAGAATTCGCAGGTACTGAGCTTCAAAAAGTACTAGAAAACGGTACGGTATTCGGCCAGTCACCTAAATTAGATTTAGCGGTTGAAAAAACACGTCAAGATCAGCTTCTTCAAGCAATTCGTGAAGGTGCAGTTCAATCTGCTCACGATATTGCAGAAGGAGGATTCGCGGTAGCCCTAGCTGAAAAAGTGATGAACGGCAGCGGGTTAGGCGTAAACGTAACGGTAGACGGTGAAGCAACAGCAGAGCTATTCAGTGAAACACAATCACGCTTTGTCGTAACGGTTTCACCAGAGAATAAAGAAAAATTCGAAATGCTTGTACAAGATGCAACATTAGTAGGACGCGTAACAGAAGACGCAACATTAACTGTTAAACATCAAGAAAATGTTCTTGTTCAATTATCAGTTGAAGAATTAACTACTGCTTGGAAAGGAGCGCTTCCATGCTTGCTGAAATCAAAGGCTTAA
- the purF gene encoding amidophosphoribosyltransferase — MLAEIKGLNEECGVFGVWGHENASQIAYYGLHSLQHRGQEGAGIAVTDGEKVTVMKGVGLVNEVFGHGELEQLNGKAAIGHVRYATAGGGGFENVQPLHFRSHSGSLALAHNGNLVNANALKHQLENQGSIFQSTSDTEVLAHLIKRSGYEDMKDKVKNALSMVKGAYAFVILTEDTMMVALDPHGLRPLSIGRLGDAYVVASETCAFDIVGAVHERDVEPGELLIINDEGIQSERFTLNVNRAICSMEYIYFSRPDSNIDGINVHSARKNLGKQLAVESPIEADVVTGVPDSSISAAIGFAEQSGIPYELGLIKNRYVGRTFIQPSQELREQGVKMKLSPVRKIVEGKRVVMVDDSIVRGTTSRRIVRMLREAGATEVHVRISSPPIKNPCFYGIDTSSSSELIAATRSVEEIRELIEADSLVFLSNEGLVDAIGRQYEGNGGQCMACFTGKYPTEIYPDTVHPHEKVTC; from the coding sequence ATGCTTGCTGAAATCAAAGGCTTAAACGAAGAATGTGGCGTATTCGGTGTATGGGGACATGAAAATGCAAGCCAGATTGCTTATTACGGTTTGCATAGCTTGCAACACCGCGGACAAGAAGGCGCTGGTATTGCTGTAACAGACGGAGAAAAAGTGACAGTGATGAAAGGCGTCGGTCTTGTTAACGAAGTATTTGGCCACGGAGAGTTAGAGCAACTAAACGGTAAAGCAGCAATTGGACACGTTCGTTATGCAACAGCTGGAGGCGGAGGGTTTGAAAATGTTCAACCCCTTCACTTCCGCTCTCATAGCGGAAGCCTTGCGTTAGCTCATAATGGAAACTTGGTTAATGCAAATGCATTAAAGCATCAGCTGGAAAACCAAGGGAGTATTTTCCAATCAACATCTGATACAGAAGTACTTGCTCATTTAATTAAACGAAGCGGCTATGAAGATATGAAAGATAAAGTGAAAAATGCTTTATCCATGGTTAAAGGCGCATACGCATTCGTTATTTTAACGGAAGATACGATGATGGTTGCACTTGATCCTCACGGACTGCGTCCATTATCAATTGGACGATTAGGTGATGCCTATGTAGTAGCTTCTGAAACATGTGCGTTTGATATTGTTGGAGCGGTTCATGAGCGTGATGTAGAGCCTGGTGAGTTACTTATTATTAATGATGAAGGTATTCAATCAGAGCGATTCACACTAAACGTAAACCGTGCTATTTGCAGTATGGAATATATTTATTTCTCAAGACCAGATAGTAATATTGATGGAATCAATGTTCACTCTGCTCGTAAAAACCTTGGGAAACAACTTGCAGTTGAGTCACCGATTGAAGCAGACGTTGTAACAGGCGTTCCGGATTCAAGTATTTCAGCAGCGATTGGTTTTGCAGAACAGTCAGGGATTCCATACGAATTAGGTTTAATTAAGAATCGATACGTAGGCCGTACATTCATTCAGCCTTCACAAGAATTGCGTGAACAAGGTGTAAAAATGAAGCTGTCTCCTGTACGTAAAATTGTAGAGGGTAAACGTGTTGTCATGGTAGATGATTCTATCGTTCGCGGCACAACAAGCCGTCGCATTGTTCGTATGCTTCGAGAAGCAGGAGCAACTGAAGTACATGTACGCATCAGTTCACCTCCTATTAAAAATCCATGTTTTTATGGAATTGACACATCGTCATCCTCTGAGTTAATTGCTGCTACGCGCTCTGTTGAAGAAATTCGTGAATTGATTGAAGCTGATTCACTTGTTTTCTTAAGCAACGAAGGTTTAGTAGACGCAATCGGCAGACAGTATGAAGGCAACGGCGGACAGTGTATGGCATGTTTTACTGGAAAGTATCCAACTGAAATTTATCCAGATACTGTACACCCTCATGAAAAGGTAACTTGTTAG
- the purM gene encoding phosphoribosylformylglycinamidine cyclo-ligase: protein MSYSYKQAGVDLEAGYEAVSRIKKHVERTARAGIMGTVGGFGGMFDLSTLNLKEPVLVSGTDGVGTKLKLAFQMDKHDTIGVDAVAMCVNDVLAQGAEPLYFLDYIACGKAVPEKIESIVKGIADGCEQSNCALIGGETAEMPGLYEEDEYDLAGFTVGAVEKSEIITGDEIKAGQLLIGISSSGIHSNGYSLVRKIVDDQGLNLHETYAGFNEKLGVELLTPTKIYVKPVLKALHAAKIAGMAHITGGGFVENIPRMLPEGLGVEIDYGSWPIPYVFDFLEEQGKLDRKEMFEVFNMGIGFVLAVEPEDMNKVIEAIENEGEKAFVIGRVKEGTGVEFAGGTFA from the coding sequence ATGTCATATTCATATAAACAAGCTGGAGTTGACTTAGAAGCAGGATATGAAGCTGTTTCACGTATTAAAAAGCACGTAGAACGAACTGCTCGTGCAGGTATTATGGGAACAGTCGGCGGCTTTGGCGGAATGTTCGATTTATCTACATTGAATTTAAAAGAGCCTGTTCTTGTTTCTGGTACAGATGGAGTAGGAACAAAATTGAAACTTGCTTTTCAAATGGATAAGCATGACACAATCGGTGTGGATGCAGTGGCCATGTGTGTAAACGACGTTTTAGCACAAGGAGCAGAGCCTCTCTACTTCTTAGATTATATTGCTTGCGGGAAAGCAGTTCCTGAAAAAATTGAATCGATTGTAAAAGGAATTGCAGACGGCTGTGAACAGTCCAACTGTGCGTTAATTGGCGGAGAAACAGCTGAAATGCCAGGTTTATACGAAGAAGATGAATATGATCTTGCAGGGTTTACAGTAGGAGCGGTAGAAAAGTCAGAAATTATTACTGGAGATGAGATTAAAGCTGGACAGCTGTTGATCGGTATTTCATCTAGCGGTATTCACAGCAACGGCTACTCTCTTGTACGTAAAATTGTTGATGATCAAGGATTAAATCTTCACGAAACTTACGCTGGTTTTAATGAAAAGCTTGGAGTTGAGTTATTAACACCAACAAAAATATACGTGAAGCCGGTTTTAAAAGCATTACATGCAGCTAAGATTGCAGGTATGGCTCATATTACTGGAGGCGGATTTGTTGAAAATATCCCTCGTATGCTTCCTGAAGGTTTAGGTGTAGAAATCGATTACGGTTCTTGGCCAATTCCATACGTGTTTGATTTCCTTGAAGAGCAAGGCAAGCTAGACCGTAAAGAAATGTTCGAAGTATTCAATATGGGAATCGGATTTGTTTTAGCTGTTGAACCTGAAGATATGAATAAAGTCATTGAAGCAATTGAAAACGAAGGCGAAAAAGCATTTGTTATCGGACGTGTCAAAGAAGGAACAGGTGTTGAATTTGCTGGAGGGACGTTTGCATGA
- the purN gene encoding phosphoribosylglycinamide formyltransferase, whose translation MINIAVFASGNGSNFQSIYEATQSGRLKANIALVVCNKPDAYVIERAKACGIPCFVCSPKNYENKEAYEAAILAELTSAKVEFLVLAGYMRLVGSTLLKPYKNRIVNIHPSLLPAFPGIDAIGQAFDAGVKVIGITVHFVDEGMDTGPIIDQQAIRIEKGDTRETVEARIHEIEHQFYPAVLNELFEQAAVK comes from the coding sequence ATGATAAATATTGCAGTGTTTGCTTCTGGAAACGGCAGTAATTTTCAATCCATCTACGAAGCAACTCAGTCAGGTCGATTAAAAGCAAATATCGCGCTTGTTGTTTGCAATAAACCCGATGCATACGTAATTGAACGAGCAAAAGCATGTGGAATACCATGCTTTGTTTGTTCGCCTAAAAACTATGAAAATAAAGAAGCGTATGAAGCAGCAATTCTTGCAGAGCTTACATCAGCTAAAGTAGAATTTCTTGTTTTAGCAGGATATATGCGATTAGTTGGTTCGACGTTGCTTAAGCCATACAAAAATCGTATTGTTAATATTCACCCTTCGCTGTTACCTGCATTTCCTGGGATTGATGCTATTGGTCAAGCTTTTGATGCAGGAGTAAAAGTGATTGGAATTACCGTGCATTTTGTAGATGAAGGCATGGATACAGGACCAATTATTGACCAGCAGGCTATTCGCATTGAAAAAGGCGATACAAGAGAAACAGTTGAGGCCCGTATTCATGAAATTGAACATCAATTTTATCCCGCGGTACTGAATGAATTATTTGAACAAGCCGCAGTTAAATAA